One stretch of Fictibacillus sp. b24 DNA includes these proteins:
- a CDS encoding SpoVR family protein, whose amino-acid sequence MNWELQNKELEKAIAEITEIADHFGLDFYPMRYEICPADIIYTFGAYGMPTRFSHWSFGKQFHKMKLQYDLGLSKIYELVINSDPCYAFLLDTNSLIQNKLIIAHVLAHCDFFKNNVRFSNTRRDMVECMTSTAERVAMYEHLYGKKEVEEFLDAVLAIQEHIDPSLVRNKLSYVFEDEEDLTPKKETPYDDLWKLDDKKGPKPVLKKKKSFPPQPEKDILLFIEQYSRELEEWQRDILSMMREEMLYFWPQLETKIMNEGWASYWHAKILQEMDLTSHETIEFAKLNAGVVQPSKTSINPYYLGLQIFKDIEERYNNPNEELLRQGVKPGSGREKMFEVRELESDMSFIRNYLTKDLAQREDMYLFQKQGKEYKVVDKQWEEVRDQLVSMRVNGGFPYITVNDADYMKNGELYLNHSFEDMELDVKYLEKVLPHLHYLWGRPVHMETRIEQKPVLFTYDGKTVHRKYL is encoded by the coding sequence ATGAACTGGGAACTGCAAAATAAAGAGCTTGAAAAAGCAATTGCTGAAATTACGGAGATCGCTGACCACTTTGGCCTTGATTTTTATCCAATGCGGTATGAAATATGTCCTGCAGATATTATCTATACATTTGGTGCATACGGGATGCCAACGCGTTTTTCTCATTGGAGTTTCGGAAAACAGTTTCACAAAATGAAACTTCAATATGATTTAGGGCTAAGCAAAATTTATGAGCTTGTTATTAACTCAGATCCTTGTTACGCGTTCTTGCTTGATACCAATTCGCTCATTCAGAACAAATTAATTATCGCCCACGTTCTCGCGCATTGTGATTTCTTTAAAAACAATGTTCGCTTCTCAAATACAAGAAGAGATATGGTCGAGTGTATGACTTCGACGGCCGAACGTGTGGCTATGTACGAACATTTGTATGGCAAAAAAGAAGTGGAAGAGTTCTTGGATGCCGTTCTTGCTATACAAGAACATATAGACCCTTCGCTCGTAAGAAACAAATTAAGTTATGTATTTGAAGACGAAGAAGATCTTACGCCGAAGAAAGAAACACCTTACGACGATCTATGGAAGCTAGATGATAAAAAAGGTCCGAAACCAGTACTTAAAAAGAAAAAATCATTCCCACCGCAGCCTGAAAAGGACATATTGCTTTTTATTGAACAATACAGCCGTGAACTTGAAGAATGGCAGCGTGATATTTTATCCATGATGAGAGAGGAAATGCTATATTTCTGGCCTCAGCTTGAAACGAAAATCATGAACGAAGGCTGGGCTAGCTATTGGCACGCCAAAATCCTGCAAGAGATGGATTTGACCTCACACGAGACAATAGAATTCGCGAAACTAAACGCGGGTGTTGTGCAACCTTCAAAGACTTCGATCAACCCGTATTATTTAGGGCTACAGATCTTCAAAGACATCGAAGAACGCTACAACAATCCAAACGAGGAATTGTTGAGACAAGGCGTGAAACCAGGTTCAGGGCGTGAAAAGATGTTTGAAGTGCGTGAACTTGAATCTGACATGTCCTTCATCCGAAACTATCTCACTAAGGATCTCGCTCAGCGGGAAGACATGTACTTGTTCCAAAAGCAGGGTAAAGAATACAAGGTAGTCGATAAGCAGTGGGAAGAAGTCCGAGATCAGCTCGTGAGTATGCGGGTAAACGGTGGATTCCCATACATTACGGTTAATGACGCAGATTATATGAAGAATGGAGAGCTCTACCTCAATCATAGCTTTGAAGATATGGAGCTGGATGTGAAGTATCTTGAAAAAGTGCTTCCTCATCTTCATTATCTCTGGGGGCGACCTGTTCACATGGAAACGAGAATTGAGCAGAAGCCTGTATTGTTTACGTATGATGGGAAAACGGTGCATCGAAAGTATTTATAA
- the arsC gene encoding arsenate reductase (thioredoxin), whose amino-acid sequence MAKPIIYFLCTGNSCRSQMAEGFGHHYLGDKYDVYSAGIEAHGVNPNAIKAMKEVDIDITNQTSDVIDKEILEKADLVVTLCGHANDVCPATPPHKTREHWGFDDPAGKEWSEFQRVRDEIAARIKRFAETGK is encoded by the coding sequence ATGGCTAAACCAATCATCTATTTCCTTTGCACAGGAAACTCTTGCCGTTCTCAAATGGCTGAAGGATTCGGACATCACTATCTTGGAGATAAATATGACGTATATTCCGCTGGGATTGAAGCGCATGGAGTAAATCCAAACGCAATCAAGGCGATGAAAGAAGTAGACATCGATATTACGAATCAAACTTCAGATGTAATTGATAAAGAAATCTTAGAAAAAGCAGATCTAGTTGTTACACTTTGTGGTCATGCAAACGATGTATGTCCAGCAACACCACCACACAAAACACGTGAACATTGGGGATTTGACGATCCAGCAGGGAAAGAGTGGAGCGAATTCCAGCGTGTACGTGACGAAATAGCGGCACGTATCAAGCGTTTTGCTGAAACAGGAAAATAA
- a CDS encoding ArsR/SmtB family transcription factor, translated as MELDQLTECYKAMADKTRLNILALLRHEELCVCELVDILKMTQPSISQHLRKLKQAKLVKERRNSQWIFYSIDGEIYPFIKGNLEALPDMSEKIEQLKASGGKVCC; from the coding sequence ATGGAACTGGATCAGTTAACAGAATGTTATAAAGCTATGGCAGATAAAACGCGCTTGAATATCTTAGCATTACTGCGCCACGAAGAATTATGTGTATGTGAGTTAGTTGATATTTTAAAAATGACACAACCTAGTATTTCACAGCATTTACGAAAATTAAAGCAAGCTAAACTCGTTAAGGAAAGACGCAACAGCCAATGGATTTTCTACTCCATTGATGGAGAAATCTATCCTTTTATTAAAGGCAACTTAGAAGCCCTTCCTGACATGTCAGAAAAAATAGAGCAATTAAAAGCGTCAGGCGGAAAAGTTTGCTGTTAA
- a CDS encoding TolB family protein, with amino-acid sequence MRCILFLLSFVLIMINQPQLAEAADDKAAFVRKDGLWLKEGEMERRIVQEPNVSHPRFSSNGTYISYVSGNHKELWVYNRVTRLNRKVFDGDVSLTRWSPFESKLAWKSGSVLNVIDLSKPSSSFQNVILGAGNYSWAPDGKGFVVSSSANLEPDGWSPVRLFYVPVNANGDLKKVQNITTLPKMSQTFFAIGTTEFKWGLDNQWFAFIACPTASMSADSNTLMVVSLDGSRTKIIGNMLDQPNWFHWSPNKKKLAFIKGIGRLTSENKRLTLWDAKSGRETNLGFDGYADGDFTWRNDKEIVVSRQIEWGWDVPEEKRSKPFLASVNVGDGSAKKLTKPGLFEADVYPKTLVSGDLAWVRTSIHTAEAKVMIKTASAQKEKVWIEKLRTPQDCSGWACMIDIYQAR; translated from the coding sequence ATGCGTTGTATTCTTTTCTTATTAAGTTTTGTTTTAATAATGATCAATCAGCCGCAATTAGCAGAAGCTGCTGATGATAAAGCAGCCTTCGTTCGGAAAGATGGCCTTTGGCTAAAAGAAGGTGAGATGGAGCGTAGGATTGTTCAAGAACCGAACGTTTCCCATCCACGTTTTTCAAGTAACGGGACATATATCAGCTATGTCTCAGGGAATCACAAGGAGTTATGGGTGTATAACCGTGTTACTCGATTAAATAGAAAAGTGTTTGATGGAGATGTGAGTTTAACGAGGTGGTCTCCCTTCGAATCAAAGCTCGCATGGAAAAGCGGGAGTGTATTAAACGTAATTGACCTCTCAAAGCCTTCTTCATCTTTTCAAAATGTCATTCTAGGAGCAGGCAATTATAGTTGGGCACCTGATGGTAAAGGATTTGTTGTATCGTCATCTGCTAATTTAGAACCAGATGGATGGAGTCCGGTTCGACTATTCTATGTTCCAGTGAATGCAAATGGTGATTTAAAAAAAGTGCAGAACATTACTACGCTGCCAAAGATGAGTCAGACTTTCTTTGCGATTGGTACGACTGAATTCAAGTGGGGATTGGATAATCAATGGTTTGCATTTATCGCATGTCCGACAGCTTCCATGTCAGCTGACAGCAATACATTAATGGTTGTCTCATTAGATGGTTCCCGAACGAAAATCATTGGGAATATGTTAGATCAGCCGAATTGGTTTCATTGGTCTCCAAATAAAAAGAAGTTGGCATTTATTAAAGGAATCGGCCGGCTAACATCTGAAAATAAACGGTTAACCCTGTGGGATGCTAAAAGCGGCAGGGAAACAAACCTTGGATTTGATGGATATGCCGATGGTGATTTCACTTGGAGAAACGATAAGGAGATAGTAGTGAGCAGACAGATCGAATGGGGCTGGGATGTACCTGAAGAAAAAAGATCAAAGCCGTTTTTAGCAAGTGTAAATGTTGGAGATGGAAGTGCAAAGAAGTTAACGAAACCCGGTCTTTTTGAGGCAGATGTTTATCCGAAAACGCTCGTAAGCGGTGATCTTGCTTGGGTAAGAACAAGTATTCATACTGCAGAAGCAAAAGTGATGATAAAAACTGCTAGCGCCCAAAAAGAAAAAGTATGGATTGAAAAGCTGCGTACACCTCAAGATTGTTCAGGCTGGGCGTGTATGATAGATATTTATCAAGCAAGATAA